A region from the Pararge aegeria chromosome Z, ilParAegt1.1, whole genome shotgun sequence genome encodes:
- the LOC120636633 gene encoding uncharacterized protein LOC120636633 — MVQTFSDFTVSKMTFRLLTKQRLVVLCIILALIFGAIYLKLHYLQDIYEGSPSSSERCFTELTSTKYQLNVVTEYKNRIDKLLTEMEKKQKAEKERFRDIMDSCVAMKQQSLICQSQFEDLQSECKKVKEDYDKIKQDMEKPKPTR, encoded by the exons ATGGTTCAGACTTTTTCAGATTTTACCGTATCTAAAATGACTTTCCGTCTATTGACAAAACAGCGACTTGTTGTGCTGTGTATTATTTTAGCTCTAATTTTCGGCGCAATATATTTGAAGTTACATTACCTACAAGACATCTATGAAGGTTCTCCATCGTCAAGTGAACGATGCTTTACAGAATTGACATCAACTAAATATCAATTAAATG TGGTGACGGAATACAAAAATCGCATAGACAAACTGCTAACAGAAATGGAGAAGAAACAGAAAGCAGAAAAGGAACGCTTCAGGGATATTATGGATAGCTGTGTAGCAATGAAACAGCAGTCTCTTATTTGTCAG AGCCAATTTGAAGATTTGCAAAGCGAATGCAAGAAAGTTAAGGAAGATTACGACAAAATTAAACAGGATATGGAAAAACCAAAACCAACGAGATAg
- the LOC120636169 gene encoding oocyte zinc finger protein XlCOF28-like, translating into MRMDQFDKTLLSNSVEASCNNFFLEFLQNPSKKKDDEIANYVCYICKKTFYNANALKNHKNMQHSSNDSGAEDYPPLNRREQILDALCDFQFYPLKKYEEDLKVDTDGVTKRTYSESTSYLIVKYESSESARVKKSRLDSMIKKMQSKPEKKPVDLRGPFTCTLLSNVGVQCRQIFFNCCEYSLHYREEHTKRRKAALRCQVCEKRLDRNLYPTNALPSQIESHSITTFSCHTCAITFFDSAQYDEHKRIVHAKMKPHQCSICSKRFTQVGGLQQHMRMHNGIRPFVCKFCNKAFTQKAGLDQHLRTHTKVKPFKCIICCKCFSQSVHLRQHMRTHTNIQPFGCPICKKRFKQSSHLNFHMRSHMDETSALLMEQYVQAVQEQNQNMDFFNLSNVQPVQDGDTLYYAAQLTSGPEPAATNPYLLQVLPSNNIL; encoded by the exons atgagaATGGATCAGTTTGATAAAACGTTACTTTCAAATTCTGTTGAGGCGTCATGTAATAATTTTTTCCTCGAATTTTTGcag AACCCTTCAAAAAAGAAAGATGATGAAATAGCTAATTACGTTTGCTACATCTGCaagaaaacattttacaatGCGAATGCtctaaaaaaccataaaaacatGCAACACAGCTCTAACGATTCCGGCGCAGAAGACTATCCACCTTTAAATAGACGTGAACAG atattggATGCTCTCTGCGATTTTCAATTTTACCCGTTAAAGAAATACGAGGAGGATTTAAAAGTAGACACAGATGGAGTAACCAAACGAACCTACAGTGAAAGCACTAGTTATTTGATTGTAAAATACGAGAGCAGTGAGAGTGCGCGAGTGAAAAAATCGCGTCTCGATAGCATGATCAAAAAAATGCAATCGAAGCCTGAAAAGAAACCGGTGGATTTGAG GGGTCCTTTTACTTGCACTCTACTATCAAACGTAGGTGTTCAATGTCGCCAAATATTCTTTAATTGCTGCGAATATTCTTTACATTACCGGGAAGAGCACACAAAGAGGCGGAAGGCTGCTCTGCGATGCCAGGTTTGCGAGAAACGCCTGGACAGGAATTTGTACCCGACAAACGCGTTGCCATCTCAGATCGAATCTCATAGCATTACCACCTTTTCATGCCACACTTGTGCAATAACTTTCTTCGATAGTGCCCAATACGATGAGCACAAACGTATCGTGCATGCGAAAATGAAACCTCACCAGTGCTCTATTTGTTCGAAGCGTTTCACTCAAGTAGGTGGTCTCCAGCAGCATATGCGTATGCACAACGGTATTCGACCGTTCGTTTGCAAGTTTTGCAACAAAGCATTCACCCAAAAGGCAGGTCTGGACCAGCACTTGCGCACCCATACGAAAGTCAAGCCATTCAAATGCATAATATGTTGCAAATGTTTCTCGCAATCGGTTCACCTCCGTCAACATATGCGGACGCACACTAACATACAACCGTTCGGGTGTCCTATTTGCAAGAAGAGGTTTAAGCAGAGCAGCCATTTAAACTTCCACATGCGGTCACACATGGACGAGACAAGTGCGTTGCTGATGGAGCAGTATGTTCAGGCAGTACAGGAACAGAATCAAAATATGGATTTTTTCAACTTATCCAATGTACAACCAGTGCAAGATGGTGACACTCTTTACTATGCGGCTCAGTTAACCTCGGGACCGGAGCCAGCAGCTACGAACCCCTATCTTCTTCAAGTGCTACCatcaaataatatactttaa